A single genomic interval of Halichondria panicea chromosome 2, odHalPani1.1, whole genome shotgun sequence harbors:
- the LOC135331473 gene encoding subtilisin Savinase-like — protein sequence MADTLKNTLGKAENLLSSDAKVSDLISAENADFQPMKLWYGSHAQPKEHSQDNDEQLSQEFVDAATDDQQASGPPPISALINDLLPNGAGTTIAILDSGINTTHTAFAQRISPESKSFVSDSIEDVLGHGTQCAGLACGSEDIIAIGNHQLPFQGIAPEAKVMVCKVVPDGTDQASGDAVIQALEHILEYNRTCSTHYDRVSVVSISFGMPTFDYFLSKKIQEVIYNDIIVVCAALNDGRKYKQSITYPARLGHVLCIGSCNSNGGHSSFSPRGRELDFLAPGEDICAPTIGGPSMYASVTGTSFAAPLVAGIVCQIVQDLRDQQPLLIDQLHNVWGMREILKHMSTIQGVHHQDEGFGILRPLEYFEKTRNEKNSVLSKIL from the coding sequence ATGGCAGATACCCTTAAGAATACACTTGGAAAGGCAGAGAATTTGTTGTCTTCAGATGCTAAAGTATCAGATTTAATATCTGCTGAAAATGCAGACTTTCAGCCAATGAAACTTTGGTATGGATCTCATGCTCAGCCAAAGGAACATTCTCAAGACAATGACGAACAGCTCAGTCAAGAGTTTGTTGATGCAGCCACCGATGACCAACAAGCTTCAGGCCCCCCTCCCATATCTGCATTGATTAATGATCTCCTTCCAAATGGTGCAGGCACGACTATCGCTATACTGGACAGTGGAATCAACACCACTCATACGGCATTTGCTCAACGAATATCTCCAGAAAGCAAATCGTTTGTTAGTGACAGTATAGAAGATGTACTGGGACATGGGACACAATGTGCAGGGCTGGCTTGCGGTTCTGAGGACATTATTGCTATTGGCAACCATCAGCTCCCATTTCAAGGCATTGCTCCAGAAGCTAAAGTAATGGTGTGTAAAGTTGTACCCGATGGAACCGATCAAGCTAGTGGTGATGCCGTGATCCAAGCCTTAGAGCATATTCTGGAATACAATAGAACGTGCTCAACACATTATGACCGAGTATCTGTTGTCTCAATCTCCTTTGGGATGCCAACGTTTGATTACTTTCTCTCCAAAAAAATTCAAGAAGTGATCTATAATGATATTATTGTTGTCTGTGCTGCTTTAAATGATGGCCGAAAATACAAGCAATCCATCACATATCCGGCCAGGCTTGGCCATGTGCTCTGCATTGGATCTTGTAACAGTAATGGCGGCCACTCGTCTTTCTCGCCTAGAGGACGTGAACTAGATTTTTTGGCACCCGGTGAAGACATATGTGCTCCTACTATTGGTGGACCAAGCATGTATGCATCTGTGACTGGCACGTCTTTTGCAGCTCCTCTAGTGGCCGGTATTGTCTGTCAAATTGTCCAAGATCTAAGAGACCAACAGCCATTATTAATTGATCAGCTTCATAATGTTTGGGGGATGAGAGAAATTCTGAAGCACATGTCTACCATTCAAGGAGTGCATCATCAAGATGAAGGATTTGGCATACTCAGACCATTGGAATATTTTGAGAAAACTCGAAACGAAAAGAACAGTGTTCTGTCAAAGATATTGTAA
- the LOC135331470 gene encoding regulator of G-protein signaling 22-like isoform X1, with protein sequence MLPLLREDLDSSTLHLYLKDSTFVEYFNSFLLLPAFSSRLFFDEESGFFEPVHGKGTKLCWEETGEATPSSSQATLYLTDENMGPALDRHQSWSWIIEHRLPLFLKSDILSEYKLCKLLSQRGPKSPPTRSHSSIRLQTSPSRKHCSDEKQSDTSLPSIIQTSTSSLLIKAASTTALKSSPITRGVSTSFSDIELTPKRHTGAILARKRSQSMDLSSLPMVHDQSTRLSSDEAKLIGSKSGMKMFWKFLRGKAGEKNWLFWLDAERVGYHTNPTYQQRLLRELRERYLHPSGPLALPAEVRNKAGVNKTSRLTLSHLKELQHTLVQRLRDYWCPRFLTHHHAETVNATLSSQPRPFSCAPVGIQDGQLTNYPRVSTPLTPTGTQTFRKLTSGRTTRSFSSPTSYRQAQEDRGSKLMERFKADIAGLSAGESEVRSAGSRSCSRRVWEKDDMVKVARGETPHQGGKKSHFDRAAKYTLHHVPDPNSRCASTMDNQFNNGAMCEAQCTILSVSGTPLHTATPTHPHTLTTEEQHASLDLYSPLISCLNTEHRKAGGYFQKHLENNQEKVFLYCLVFWREVQEYKALFIGASFSPCTVEMKAKTLYGRFISQGSEENIECPQSIVGAVSANLWPAYEDLFDSAEEHALGLLLLQWVEMVTSEEQTFQKLDSAPVRRVSGRGSRRASHTPLEELEEEPFSDEFDDGGDGDRFFLRPSSSRKISRYHSGSRRSSRVPSARSSVGQPQDRAISLNDIMKNRIELDHFKIYLNEHCAAQDLMCWMEIEAFRGIPINDKTIRNMKAKQLKTRYFNKGYLFGPNSPATKEAQRQIVSAGGDAYTGRLPARPRTPVLIEAQKHVRARLERKWLAEFMKTLDFLSRNKGGVARSVNGRRISKSSGKDMTSSYYETSFANSHEAIMFRKILHDTNQVALFLRYLDIRTIGTTSGRSSLARQDVKFWLEVQKFKEMFHAHTMESMLISKYDAIMACFLQSSAPPKLQVDVPLSVAEELARKPHGPYLFREAQAAVFKHLYSGWLDYKNYTSSYSADEMVVCLDHLESQLLNDKKTEKDRRTNELMEEERKKLSMPRFESIAEKMERMRIENERSETGDVQVAFRLSIPDHNYTYYTTLPEEFVERQDHPSSSSKPLHQTKQKHNKNTDSKGNLNSEADPLPMVVVKVKQKEVKKHNQTPAEDKVEMDFEDTPELYNKLPLNPNKQLPLQKQTPSMFFYSKPGVSNSSMSLKRFPVNPRSNKSGRPRSSRRMNKLATISMRRSGERGGSAYSYGAGLVEQSTITVMNLETL encoded by the exons ATGCTACCACTACTAAGAGAGGATCTAGACTCTTCCACACTG CATTTGTACCTCAAGGATTCCACATTTGTTGAATATTTCAACTCATTCCTCCTACTACCG GCATTTTCCAGTCGTCTCTTCTTTGATGAAGAAAGTGGTTTCTTTGAACCAGTCCACGGAAAGGGGACGAAGCTATGTTGGGAGGAGACTGGTGAGGCCACACCCTCCTCCAGTCAGGCCACCCTCTACCTAACAGATGAGAATATGGGGCCG GCCCTTGATCGTCACCAGAGCTGGTCGTGGATTATTGAGCATCGATTGCCCCTGTTCTTAAAGAGTGATATTTTATCCGAGTACAAACTATGCAAGCTGCTTAGTCAGAGAGGACCTAAATCCCCACCCACCAGGAGCCATAGCAGCATCAGGCTTCAAACATCTCCATCAAGAAAGCACTGCTCAGATGAGAAACAGAGCGACACTTCCCTTCCATCTATAATTCAAACATCCACCAGTAGTTTACTTATCAAAGCTGCTTCTACAACAGCATTAAAATCCTCTCCCATAACTAGAGGTGTGTCTACATCATTCTCCGACATTGAGCTCACTCCTAAGAGACACACTGGGGCTATATTGGCAAGAAAGAGGAGTCAATCCATGGATTTATCATCTCTACCTATGGTCCATGATCAGAGCACTAGGTTGTCTAGCGATGAAGCAAAACTGATTGGAAGCAAATCTGGAATGAAAATGTTTTGGAAGTTCTTGCGAGGAAAAGCTGGAGAGAAGAACTGGTTGTTTTGGCTCGATGCAGAGAGAGTGGGATACCACACCAATCCCACGTATCAGCAAAG GTTGCTTCGGGAGTTGCGTGAACGTTACCTTCACCCCAGTGGTCCACTAGCTCTTCCAGCTGAGGTCAGGAATAAGGCGGGGGTGAACAAGACCTCCAGACTCACTCTCTCACACCTGAAAGAGCTGCAACACACTCTAGTGCAGCGACTCAGGGATTATTG GTGCCCTCGATTTCTCACCCATCACCACGCAGAGACTGTCAATGCCACTCTGTCATctcagccacgcccattttcctGTGCTCCTGTTGGCATACAAGATGGACAGCTCACAAACTACCCGAGGGTGTCCACTCCTCTCACACCCACGGGAACACAGACATTTCGTAAACTGACAAGCGGACGCACTACTAGATCCTTCTCATCTCCTACCAGTTATAGGCAGGCTCAGGAAGATAGAGGGAGCAAGTTAATGGAGCGATTCAAAGCAGATATTGCTGGCTTATCGGCAGGAGAAAGTGAGGTGAGGTCAGCGGGCTCTAGGAGTTGCTCTCGAAGGGTGTGGGAGAAAGATGACATGGTGAAAGTCGCGAGAGGTGAAACACCTCATCAAGGAGGGAAGAAATCTCACTTTGATCGAGCAGCCAAATACACACTACATCATGTGCCAGATCCCAACAGTAGATGTGCTTCAACAATG GACAATCAATTCAACAATGGTGCGATGTGTGAGGCTCAGTGTACAATCCTGAGTGTATCCGgtacccccctccacactgccacgcccacacaccctcacaccctcacaacagAGGAGCAACATGCCTCACTAGATCTGTACAGTCCCCTCATCAGCTGCCTCAACACTGAGCACAGGAAAGCAGGAGGCTACTTCCAGAAACACCTCGAGAACAACCAGGAGAAA GTGTTTCTCTATTGCCTGGTGTTCTGGAGAGAAGTACAAGAGTACAAGGCTCTCTTTATTGGAGCCTCTTTCAGCCCCTGTACAGTGGAAATGAAAGCCAAG ACCCTTTATGGCCGGTTTATATCCCAAGGCAGTGAGGAGAACATAGAGTGCCCTCAGTCTATTGTAGGGGCAGTGTCAGCCAACCTGTGGCCTGCCTATGAGGACCTGTTTGACTCTGCTGAGGAGCATGCCCTCGGACTGCTACTGCTCCAGTGGGTGGAGATGGTCACCTCCGAGGAACAGACCTTTCAGAAG TTGGATAGTGCACCTGTGAGGAGGGTGTCTGGTCGAGGGAGCAGAAGAGCATCACATACACCACTGGAAGAGCTCGAGGAagag CCATTCTCGGATGAGTTTGATGATGGTGGTGATGGTGACAGGTTCTTCCTTCGGCCCTCATCCTCACGGAAGATCTCCCGTTATCACTCAGGCAGTCGTCGGTCTAGTCGAGTCCCATCTGCCAGGTCCTCCGTGGGGCAGCCTCAGGACAGAGCCATCTCTCTCAATGACATCATGAAGAACAGGATAGAGCTAGACCATTTCAAG ATATATCTGAACGAGCACTGTGCTGCCCAGGACTTGATGTGCTGGATGGAGATTGAAGCATTCAGAGGCATACCAATCAATGATAAGACCATACGCAATATGAAGGCCAAGCAGCTCAAGACTCGCTACTTTAACAAGGGCTACCTGTTTGGACCCAACAGTCCTGCGACTAAGGAGGCACAGAGACAG ATAGTATCGGCTGGTGGGGATGCATACACTGGTCGTCTTCCTGCCCGCCCCCGCACCCCTGTGCTCATTGAGGCACAGAAACACGTGCGGGCAAGACTAGAGAGAAAATGGCTGGCAGAGTTTATGAAAACACTAGACTTCCTGAGTAGGAACAAGGGAGGTGTTGCCCGCAGTGTCAATGGCCGGAGGATATCTAAATCCAGCGGCAAAGATATGACATCATCT TATTATGAGACCTCCTTTGCTAATTCTCATGAAGCCATCATGTTTCGTAAGATACTCCACGACACGAACCAGGTGGCCCTGTTCCTACGCTATCTGGACATACGGACAATTGGCACCACATCAGGAAGGAGCTCACTTGCTAGGCAAGACGTCAAGTTCTGGTTAGAGGTGCAAAAGTTCAAG GAGATGTTCCACGCTCACACAATGGAAAGTATGCTCATCAGCAAGTACGACGCCATCATGGCTTGTTTCCTGCAGTCCTCTGCACCTCCCAAACTGCAAGTGGATGTACCACTGTCCGTGGCTGAAGAGTTAGCCAGGAAACCACATGGACCATACCTTTTCAGAGAAGCACAG GCTGCAGTGTTCAAACACCTGTACAGTGGCTGGTTGGACTACAAAAACTATACCAGCAGTTACAGTGCTGATGAGATGGTGGTGTGTTTGGATCATCTTGAGTCACAACTGCTCAACGATAAAAAGACAGAAAA GGACCGTCGCACGAATGAGTTGATGGAGGAGGAAAGAAAGAAGCTGTCAATGCCACGATTTGAGAGTATAGCCGAGAAAATGGAGCGAATGAGAATAGAGAACGAACGGTCGGAGACTGGAGATGTGCAGGTGGCATTCAGACTGTCCATTCCAGATCACAA CTACACCTATTACACAACACTGCCGGAAGAGTTTGTTGAAAGACAAGACCACCCTTCATCTAGCAGCAAACCACTCCACCagacaaaacaaaaacatAACAAAAACACCGACTCAAAAGGGAATCTGAACTCAGAGGCTGACCCTTTACCAATGGTAGTTGTCAAAGTCAAGCAGAAAGAAGTGAAAAAACATAACCAAACACCTGCTGAAGACAAAGTTGAGATGGATTTTGAAGATACTCCCGAACTTTATAACAAGCTGCCTCTAAATCCTAACAAGCAACTACCACTTCAGAAGCAGACTCCTTCAATGTTCTTTTATTCCAAGCCTGGTGTTTCAAATTCATCAATGTCTTTGAAACGGTTTCCTGTCAACCCAAGATCGAACAAGAGTGGCAGGCCTAGATCTAGTAGGCGTATGAATAAGCTTGCCACCATCAGTATGAGGAGGTCTGGTGAAAGAGGAGGATCTGCGTACTCCTATGGAGCTGGACTAGTAGAACAATCAACAATAACTGTAATGAATTTAGAAACACTATAA
- the LOC135331470 gene encoding regulator of G-protein signaling 22-like isoform X2: protein MLPLLREDLDSSTLHLYLKDSTFVEYFNSFLLLPAFSSRLFFDEESGFFEPVHGKGTKLCWEETGEATPSSSQATLYLTDENMGPALDRHQSWSWIIEHRLPLFLKSDILSEYKLCKLLSQRGPKSPPTRSHSSIRLQTSPSRKHCSDEKQSDTSLPSIIQTSTSSLLIKAASTTALKSSPITRGVSTSFSDIELTPKRHTGAILARKRSQSMDLSSLPMVHDQSTRLSSDEAKLIGSKSGMKMFWKFLRGKAGEKNWLFWLDAERVGYHTNPTYQQRLLRELRERYLHPSGPLALPAEVRNKAGVNKTSRLTLSHLKELQHTLVQRLRDYWCPRFLTHHHAETVNATLSSQPRPFSCAPVGIQDGQLTNYPRVSTPLTPTGTQTFRKLTSGRTTRSFSSPTSYRQAQEDRGSKLMERFKADIAGLSAGESEVRSAGSRSCSRRVWEKDDMVKVARGETPHQGGKKSHFDRAAKYTLHHVPDPNSRCASTMDNQFNNGAMCEAQCTILSVSGTPLHTATPTHPHTLTTEEQHASLDLYSPLISCLNTEHRKAGGYFQKHLENNQEKVFLYCLVFWREVQEYKALFIGASFSPCTVEMKAKTLYGRFISQGSEENIECPQSIVGAVSANLWPAYEDLFDSAEEHALGLLLLQWVEMVTSEEQTFQKLDSAPVRRVSGRGSRRASHTPLEELEEEPFSDEFDDGGDGDRFFLRPSSSRKISRYHSGSRRSSRVPSARSSVGQPQDRAISLNDIMKNRIELDHFKIYLNEHCAAQDLMCWMEIEAFRGIPINDKTIRNMKAKQLKTRYFNKGYLFGPNSPATKEAQRQIVSAGGDAYTGRLPARPRTPVLIEAQKHVRARLERKWLAEFMKTLDFLSRNKGGVARSVNGRRISKSSGKDMTSSYYETSFANSHEAIMFRKILHDTNQVALFLRYLDIRTIGTTSGRSSLARQDVKFWLEVQKFKEMFHAHTMESMLISKYDAIMACFLQSSAPPKLQVDVPLSVAEELARKPHGPYLFREAQAAVFKHLYSGWLDYKNYTSSYSADEMVVCLDHLESQLLNDKKTEK, encoded by the exons ATGCTACCACTACTAAGAGAGGATCTAGACTCTTCCACACTG CATTTGTACCTCAAGGATTCCACATTTGTTGAATATTTCAACTCATTCCTCCTACTACCG GCATTTTCCAGTCGTCTCTTCTTTGATGAAGAAAGTGGTTTCTTTGAACCAGTCCACGGAAAGGGGACGAAGCTATGTTGGGAGGAGACTGGTGAGGCCACACCCTCCTCCAGTCAGGCCACCCTCTACCTAACAGATGAGAATATGGGGCCG GCCCTTGATCGTCACCAGAGCTGGTCGTGGATTATTGAGCATCGATTGCCCCTGTTCTTAAAGAGTGATATTTTATCCGAGTACAAACTATGCAAGCTGCTTAGTCAGAGAGGACCTAAATCCCCACCCACCAGGAGCCATAGCAGCATCAGGCTTCAAACATCTCCATCAAGAAAGCACTGCTCAGATGAGAAACAGAGCGACACTTCCCTTCCATCTATAATTCAAACATCCACCAGTAGTTTACTTATCAAAGCTGCTTCTACAACAGCATTAAAATCCTCTCCCATAACTAGAGGTGTGTCTACATCATTCTCCGACATTGAGCTCACTCCTAAGAGACACACTGGGGCTATATTGGCAAGAAAGAGGAGTCAATCCATGGATTTATCATCTCTACCTATGGTCCATGATCAGAGCACTAGGTTGTCTAGCGATGAAGCAAAACTGATTGGAAGCAAATCTGGAATGAAAATGTTTTGGAAGTTCTTGCGAGGAAAAGCTGGAGAGAAGAACTGGTTGTTTTGGCTCGATGCAGAGAGAGTGGGATACCACACCAATCCCACGTATCAGCAAAG GTTGCTTCGGGAGTTGCGTGAACGTTACCTTCACCCCAGTGGTCCACTAGCTCTTCCAGCTGAGGTCAGGAATAAGGCGGGGGTGAACAAGACCTCCAGACTCACTCTCTCACACCTGAAAGAGCTGCAACACACTCTAGTGCAGCGACTCAGGGATTATTG GTGCCCTCGATTTCTCACCCATCACCACGCAGAGACTGTCAATGCCACTCTGTCATctcagccacgcccattttcctGTGCTCCTGTTGGCATACAAGATGGACAGCTCACAAACTACCCGAGGGTGTCCACTCCTCTCACACCCACGGGAACACAGACATTTCGTAAACTGACAAGCGGACGCACTACTAGATCCTTCTCATCTCCTACCAGTTATAGGCAGGCTCAGGAAGATAGAGGGAGCAAGTTAATGGAGCGATTCAAAGCAGATATTGCTGGCTTATCGGCAGGAGAAAGTGAGGTGAGGTCAGCGGGCTCTAGGAGTTGCTCTCGAAGGGTGTGGGAGAAAGATGACATGGTGAAAGTCGCGAGAGGTGAAACACCTCATCAAGGAGGGAAGAAATCTCACTTTGATCGAGCAGCCAAATACACACTACATCATGTGCCAGATCCCAACAGTAGATGTGCTTCAACAATG GACAATCAATTCAACAATGGTGCGATGTGTGAGGCTCAGTGTACAATCCTGAGTGTATCCGgtacccccctccacactgccacgcccacacaccctcacaccctcacaacagAGGAGCAACATGCCTCACTAGATCTGTACAGTCCCCTCATCAGCTGCCTCAACACTGAGCACAGGAAAGCAGGAGGCTACTTCCAGAAACACCTCGAGAACAACCAGGAGAAA GTGTTTCTCTATTGCCTGGTGTTCTGGAGAGAAGTACAAGAGTACAAGGCTCTCTTTATTGGAGCCTCTTTCAGCCCCTGTACAGTGGAAATGAAAGCCAAG ACCCTTTATGGCCGGTTTATATCCCAAGGCAGTGAGGAGAACATAGAGTGCCCTCAGTCTATTGTAGGGGCAGTGTCAGCCAACCTGTGGCCTGCCTATGAGGACCTGTTTGACTCTGCTGAGGAGCATGCCCTCGGACTGCTACTGCTCCAGTGGGTGGAGATGGTCACCTCCGAGGAACAGACCTTTCAGAAG TTGGATAGTGCACCTGTGAGGAGGGTGTCTGGTCGAGGGAGCAGAAGAGCATCACATACACCACTGGAAGAGCTCGAGGAagag CCATTCTCGGATGAGTTTGATGATGGTGGTGATGGTGACAGGTTCTTCCTTCGGCCCTCATCCTCACGGAAGATCTCCCGTTATCACTCAGGCAGTCGTCGGTCTAGTCGAGTCCCATCTGCCAGGTCCTCCGTGGGGCAGCCTCAGGACAGAGCCATCTCTCTCAATGACATCATGAAGAACAGGATAGAGCTAGACCATTTCAAG ATATATCTGAACGAGCACTGTGCTGCCCAGGACTTGATGTGCTGGATGGAGATTGAAGCATTCAGAGGCATACCAATCAATGATAAGACCATACGCAATATGAAGGCCAAGCAGCTCAAGACTCGCTACTTTAACAAGGGCTACCTGTTTGGACCCAACAGTCCTGCGACTAAGGAGGCACAGAGACAG ATAGTATCGGCTGGTGGGGATGCATACACTGGTCGTCTTCCTGCCCGCCCCCGCACCCCTGTGCTCATTGAGGCACAGAAACACGTGCGGGCAAGACTAGAGAGAAAATGGCTGGCAGAGTTTATGAAAACACTAGACTTCCTGAGTAGGAACAAGGGAGGTGTTGCCCGCAGTGTCAATGGCCGGAGGATATCTAAATCCAGCGGCAAAGATATGACATCATCT TATTATGAGACCTCCTTTGCTAATTCTCATGAAGCCATCATGTTTCGTAAGATACTCCACGACACGAACCAGGTGGCCCTGTTCCTACGCTATCTGGACATACGGACAATTGGCACCACATCAGGAAGGAGCTCACTTGCTAGGCAAGACGTCAAGTTCTGGTTAGAGGTGCAAAAGTTCAAG GAGATGTTCCACGCTCACACAATGGAAAGTATGCTCATCAGCAAGTACGACGCCATCATGGCTTGTTTCCTGCAGTCCTCTGCACCTCCCAAACTGCAAGTGGATGTACCACTGTCCGTGGCTGAAGAGTTAGCCAGGAAACCACATGGACCATACCTTTTCAGAGAAGCACAG GCTGCAGTGTTCAAACACCTGTACAGTGGCTGGTTGGACTACAAAAACTATACCAGCAGTTACAGTGCTGATGAGATGGTGGTGTGTTTGGATCATCTTGAGTCACAACTGCTCAACGATAAAAAGACAGAAAAGTGA
- the LOC135331472 gene encoding gamma-aminobutyric acid type B receptor subunit 1-like, translated as MALRIVIACLVLSNMPGLFAYNRSQDIEQQLYLLVLLPYPNDNGNPSWSGGPNVIPAMRLAVNDVRSSGVLYGLNLTLLEKDCGCNYTNRARINFIRSVLYSQKQIVGLIGPGCSASAVAIAPLTTQGNISLINIHGAGTPKLGDHSRYKNLFGIYGSSNGIAAAMIAMIEDRGWTNVAVLYDSTRIFQSSTHDAFIQQLTTSNISVNVTSAALSHSFYHLEKLREKLIRIVILLAGPMLARNLLCTAFMMNMTYPVIQWIVIERSLTEFKQDVDFDYRGFTYSCSKEIMVSQVLNGSVLITYRLANVNDSTGSSNNSVLSYMEFSRKYNSEIERINMGNGDQTINYSPWGSMYYDAVWAIAFALNKSQHSHADFDMHTYGRNGYRSKSDTSILRQAMEELDFQGVSGRISFNKLSGYNHRSFNISLVVNSTILLIAHYDDFINHFIRVDLLDETFPEQVHLTNIYATISLGLISFLILTATVIFHSLSIYYRNDYFVRAASVRLNQTAIVGCYLLLFASFIAILVEGIRIIDNVKALLCHTIHFLCSIGFTLLFGATCARAWRLFRIFNYVWKEPGGCLSDKLLLILVVLATTVDIFLNILWVIIDPFEIRVDQSDFDGFYRIIEKRCHAEHFTVWFSNKGCRKVYLCCVFVNGLCNFSTSHTSNRSKFRSHCDLHCRFLQPEHCCSTFSLLSFYASCIP; from the exons ATGGCCTTGCGAATTGTCATTGCTTGTCTGGTGTTATCAAATATGCCAGGACTATTTGCTTATAACAGGAGTCAAGACATTGAACAACAGTTGTATCTCCTAGTACTATTACCTTACCCCAACGATAATGGCAACCCTTCTTGGAGTGGTGGGCCCAATGTCATCCCAGCTATGAGACTTGCTGTAAATGACGTACGTTCAAGTGGTGTTTTATATGGTCTCAATCTTACCTTATTGGAGAAGGACTGTGGCTGTAATTACACAAACAGAGCTCGTATAAATTTTATTCGGAGTGTTTTATACAGTCAGAAGCAGATTGTTGGTCTTATCGGTCCTGGATGCTCAGCTTCTGCAGTTGCAATAGCACCACTGACAACTCAAGGAAATATCTCACTCATCAATATACATGGAGCAGGTACACCAAAATTGGGTGATCATAGCAGGTATAAAAATTTGTTTGGAATATACGGGTCCTCTAACGGTATAGCTGCTGCAATGATCGCTATGATTGAAGACAGAGGTTGGACTAATGTGGCTGTTTTGTATGATTCCACGCGCATTTTTCAATCCTCAACTCATGATGCTTTCATACAACAACTAACTACTTCAAACATTTCTGTAAATGTAACATCTGCAGCATTGAGCCACAGCTTCTATCATTTGGAGAAATTAAGAGAAAAATTGATACGTATTGTAATATTGTTGGCTGGTCCCATGCTTGCTAGAAATCTGTTGTGTACTGCTTTTATGATGAACATGACGTACCCAGTAATTCAGTGGATTGTCATTGAAAGATCGCTTACAGAATTCAAACAAGATGTTGACTTTGATTATCGAGGATTCACATACAGTTGTTCTAAGGAGATCATGGTTAGTCAAGTTCTTAATGGAAGTGTACTAATCACATACAGGCTGGCAAATGTAAACGACAGTACTGGTTCATCTAACAATAGCGTCTTAAGTTATATGGAATTTTCAAGAAAGTACAACAGTGAAATAGAAAGAATAAACATGGGTAATGGAGATCAAACTATCAACTACAGTCCTTGGGGAAGCATGTATTATGATGCTGTGTGGGCTATAGCTTTCGCTCTCAATAAGTCTCAACACTCACATGCTGATTTTGATATGCACACTTATGGTAGAAACGGGTACAGAAGTAAGAGTGATACAAGCATACTAAGACAAGCCATGGAAGAGTTAGATTTTCAAGGTGTGTCTGGAAGAATATCCTTCAACAAATTGTCTGGGTACAACCATCGATCTTTTAACATATCGTTAGTTGTCAATAGCACCATCCTGCTCATAGCACACTATGATGATTTCATTAACCATTTCATTAGGGTGGACCTCCTTGATGAAACATTTCCAGAACAAGTGCATTTAACTAATATCTATGCTACAATTTCCCTTGGATTAATTAGCTTCTTGATTCTAACTGCAACAGTTATATTCCACAGCCTTTCAATATACTACAGAAATGACTATTTTGTTCGAGCTGCAAGTGTGAGACTCAACCAAACAGCAATAGTTGGCTGTTATCTTTTGCTATTTGCATCATTTATTGCTATTCTTGTTGAAGGAATTAGGATTATAGACAATGTTAAAGCTCTCTTGTGCCATACGATACACTTTCTTTGCTCGATCGGATTCACTTTACTTTTTGGAGCTACGTGTGCAAGGGCTTGGCGTTTGTTTCGAATTTTTAACTATGTTTGGAAAGAACCGGGAGGTTGTCTGTCAGATAAACTTTTATTGATACTTGTTGTTTTGGCTACTACTGTTGACATTTTCTTAAATATCCTATGGGTTATCATCGATCCCTTTGAGATCAGAGTGGATCAGTCAGACTTTGATGGATTCTACAGAATTATTGAGAAACGCTGTCATGCAGAGCACTTCACAGTATG GTTTTCAAACAAAGGTTGTCGCAAAGTTTACctatgctgtgtttttgtcaATGGGCTTTGCAATTTCTCTACAAGTCATACTTCGAATAGATCGAAATTTAGATCACATTGTGATCTTCATTGCAGATTTTTGCAGCCTGAACATTGCTGTAGCACTTTCAGTTTATTATCTTTTTATGCCTCCTGTATACCCTAG